The genomic region GAGGCAGAGGCCAAGGCGGCGAAGCTGCAGGAGGCTGCGGGCCAGGCGCGCGATCCCCTCACCTTCGAGGCGGCCAGGGCAGGGCTTCTGGAGGGCGTGCGCAGCCTCGCGCGCATCGTGCGCCACTACGAGCGCAAGGAGAACCAGCTCTTCCCGGTCATGGAGCAGCACGGGCTGACCGCTCCGCCGCAGGTCATGTGGGAAATCCACGACGACATCCGCGCCCGCTTCCGCAAGGCCCTGGCCCTGCTCGAGGAGGACGCCCCGGAAGCGGGGCCTTACGTGGCCGAACTCTGCGTGGCCGTGCGCGACATGGTCTTCAAGGAGGAGCGCGTGCTCTTCCCCATGGTCTGGGCGGCCTTCTCGGACGCGGACTGGGCGCGCGTGCGCCGGGGCGAGGAGGAGATCGGCTACGCCTGGATCACGCCGGGCGACGAATGGCACCCCGAGGCCCTGCCCGAGACGGCAGCCGGGAGGGGGGCGGCGCTGGGGGCAGCGATGGGGGCAGAGCTGGGGACTGACCAGGGGACAGGGGCACAGGCCGCTTCCGGGGCGGGAGGGCGAGTGATCGATCTGGATGCCGGGCAGCTGCGGCCCGAGGTCCTGAACGCCATCCTCAAGACCCTGCCCGTGGACCTCACCTTCGTGGACGCAAACGACCGCGTGGCCTACTTCTCCCAGACAGAGGAGCGCATCTTCCCGCGCAGTCCGGGCATCATCGGCCGCGAGGTCTCCAAGTGCCACCCGCCCAAGAGCGTGCACATGGTGGAGGCCATCCTGCGCGCCTTCCACGCGGGCGAGCGCGACACCGCCGAGTTCTGGATCCCCCTCGGCGGCCGCTTCATCCACATCCGCTACTTCGCCGTGCGCCGGGACGGCACCTACCTCGGCTGCCTCGAAGTCAGCCAGGACGTCACCGCCATCCGTGCGCTGACGGGGCAGAAGCGATTGTTGGAGTGGGAATAGCGTCCGCTGCCCTCCTCCGACGCAAAAGGCCGCGCCCTCTCGGACGCGGCCTTTTCATTCGCTGCAGCAGTATGAGGTCGGTTTATTCCAACCCTGCCGCCTTCAAATCCGGCTTGGCGTAGAGTTCCCCGCCCGCGGAGTCGTTGATGACCAGGAGGGGGAAGTCCTCCACGGTCAGTTCGCGGATGGCCTCGGGGCCGAGTTCGTCGAAGGCGATGACCTTGGCCTTCTTGATGCGCTGGGAGAGGAGGGCGCCCGCGCCGCCCGTGGCGCCGAAGTAGACGCCGATGTAATCCTTCAGCGCCTGCTTCACGGCGTCGTTGCGCTTGCCCTTGCCCACCGAGGCCTTGAGGCCCAGGGAGTGCAGGCGGGGCGCGTAGGCGTCCATGCGGTAGCTGGTGGTCGGACCGGCGGAGCCGATGGGGCGGCCCTCCGGGGCCGGGCTCGGGCCCACGTAGTAGACCACCGCGCCCTTCAGCTCGAAGGGCAGCTTCTCGCCCTTGTCCAGCAGGTCCACGAGGCGCTTGTGGGCCGCGTCGCGGGCCGTGTAGATGGTCCCGGTCAGCTTGACCACGTCGCCCGCGCGCAGCTTGGCCACGGCCTCGTCGGTCAGCGGTGTCGTAAGCGAGTACTCGGCCATCAGAGCTCCACCTCCTCGTGCCGCGAGGAATGGCACTGGATGTTCACGGCCAGGGGAAGGCTGGCGATGTGGCAGGGGTGCACGGCGATCTTCACGGCGAGGCTCGTGGTCTTTCCGCCGAGCCCCATGGGGCCGATGCCGAGCTTGTTGATGGTCTCCAAGAGCTCCTTCTCCAGGGCCGCGATCTTCGGGTCCGGGTGGACGTCGTCGAGCTTTCTGGCCAGGGCCTTCTTGGCCAGGATGGCGGAGAGCTCGAAGTCGCCGCCGATGCCGACGCCGACGATGGTCGGCGGGCAGGGGTTCGGCCCGGCCTCGGCCACGCGCTGCACCACGAACTTCTTGATGCCCTCCCAGCCCTGGGCCGGGGCGAGCATGGTCACGCGGGACATGTTCTCCGCGCCGCCGCCTTTGGCCATGAGCAGGATCTTCAGCTTGTCGCCGGGCACGATGTCGTAGTGGATGATGGCCGGGGTGTTGTCGCCGGTGTTGGCCCGGGTGAACGGGTCGCAGGCGGACTTGCGCAGGTAGCCTTCCTTGTAGCCCTTGCGCACGCCCTCGTTGATGGCCTCGCGGATGTTCATGCCCGTGACCCGCGCCTCCTCGCCGATCTCCACGAAGAGCACGGCCAGGCCCGTGTCCTGGCAGAGCGGCAGGTGGGTCTCGGCGGACAGCTCGTAGTTCTCGGTGAGCTGCCGGAATATCTCCTTGGCCGCCGGTCCGTCCTCGGAGGCCGCGCACTCGGCGAAGGCCTTTTTCACGTCCTCGGGCAGGTAGCGGTTGGAGTGCATGCACAGCTCGGCCACCGCGTCGATGACCTTCTGCGCCTGTATTTCGCGCATCGTCGTCTCCTTTGTCCCGTTACTTCCGGGAGAAGATGTTCTTGATGGCGGTGATGCCCATCTTGCGCCGCAGGAAACCGAGCTGGTTCTGCAGGGGCAGGTTCTTCGGGCAGACGTCCTCGCAGGCGAGAAGCCCCATGCAGCCGAAGATGCCGTTGTCGTTGCCGATGATCTCGAAGTACTCCTTGTCCGTGCGCTCGTCGCGCGGGTCGACCACGAAGCGGGCCACGCGGTTCAGGGCCGCGGCGCCCATGAAGTCGTCGCGCATGCGCGCCGTGCCGCAGGCGGCCACGCAGCAGCCGCACTCCACGCAGCGCTCGAGCTCGTAGATCTGCTCGGCCACGGCGTTGTCCATGCGCTCCTCCACGGCGGAGGGGTCGAAGACCTTCTTGGTATGCACCCAGGATTCGGTCTTCTGGTACATCTCGCGGAACCACACGCCCGTGTCCACGGAGATGTCGCCGATGAGCTTGTAGACCGGCAGGGGCAGCAGGGTGATGTCCTGCGGCAGGTCGGCCGTCTTGGTCTGGCAGGCCAGGCCGGGGCGGCCGTTGACCACCATGGCGCACGAGCCGCAGATGCCCGCGCGGCAGCAGAAGTCGAATATCAGGGAGGGGTCCTGCTCCTCGCGCAGACGGTTCAGCGCGATGAACAGGGTCATGTTCGCGGTCTCCTCCAGGATGAACTCCTGCATGTGGGGCGTGGAGTTCTCGTCCTGCGGATTGTAGCGGAAGATGTTGAACTTGAGCAGTCGAGCCATGGGAGCGCCTCCTTAGTCGGCCTTGCCGGGCAGTTTTTCAGCCGGGATGATCGTTCCGCCGCCGTAGCCGCGATCGCCGGGAGGGATGTCCCAGGCCGTGCTGGCGGGCTCGTACTTGAGCTCCGGCATGTCCTTGCCCTCGGGCCAGTAGGCCAGGGTGCGCGAGAGCCAGTCGCGGTCGTTGCGCTCGGGGAAGTCCTCGCGCGTGTGCGAGCCGCGGGACTCCGTGCGCGCCAGGGCGGCCGCCGCGATGCACAGCGCCAGCTTC from Desulfovibrio sp. X2 harbors:
- a CDS encoding fumarate reductase iron-sulfur subunit produces the protein MARLLKFNIFRYNPQDENSTPHMQEFILEETANMTLFIALNRLREEQDPSLIFDFCCRAGICGSCAMVVNGRPGLACQTKTADLPQDITLLPLPVYKLIGDISVDTGVWFREMYQKTESWVHTKKVFDPSAVEERMDNAVAEQIYELERCVECGCCVAACGTARMRDDFMGAAALNRVARFVVDPRDERTDKEYFEIIGNDNGIFGCMGLLACEDVCPKNLPLQNQLGFLRRKMGITAIKNIFSRK
- a CDS encoding DUF438 domain-containing protein → MELSAKTRLGPLLDKYPFLLDFLLAKSPVYSKLKNPLLRKTLAKVAPLSQAAAMGGFEETALLFEIAAEIFRRTGEPVTVANAGGEPRAEPPEAAGAARDAAVESLGEGQSRAERVRVLKDIVMRLHRGEQLADVRAEFHELLHDVSPAEIGAMEQELVADGVPESEIKRLCELHVELFTAGTEAPELPPVLPGHPLHTYRAENREAEAKAAKLQEAAGQARDPLTFEAARAGLLEGVRSLARIVRHYERKENQLFPVMEQHGLTAPPQVMWEIHDDIRARFRKALALLEEDAPEAGPYVAELCVAVRDMVFKEERVLFPMVWAAFSDADWARVRRGEEEIGYAWITPGDEWHPEALPETAAGRGAALGAAMGAELGTDQGTGAQAASGAGGRVIDLDAGQLRPEVLNAILKTLPVDLTFVDANDRVAYFSQTEERIFPRSPGIIGREVSKCHPPKSVHMVEAILRAFHAGERDTAEFWIPLGGRFIHIRYFAVRRDGTYLGCLEVSQDVTAIRALTGQKRLLEWE
- a CDS encoding Fe-S-containing hydro-lyase — protein: MAEYSLTTPLTDEAVAKLRAGDVVKLTGTIYTARDAAHKRLVDLLDKGEKLPFELKGAVVYYVGPSPAPEGRPIGSAGPTTSYRMDAYAPRLHSLGLKASVGKGKRNDAVKQALKDYIGVYFGATGGAGALLSQRIKKAKVIAFDELGPEAIRELTVEDFPLLVINDSAGGELYAKPDLKAAGLE
- a CDS encoding fumarate hydratase, which produces MREIQAQKVIDAVAELCMHSNRYLPEDVKKAFAECAASEDGPAAKEIFRQLTENYELSAETHLPLCQDTGLAVLFVEIGEEARVTGMNIREAINEGVRKGYKEGYLRKSACDPFTRANTGDNTPAIIHYDIVPGDKLKILLMAKGGGAENMSRVTMLAPAQGWEGIKKFVVQRVAEAGPNPCPPTIVGVGIGGDFELSAILAKKALARKLDDVHPDPKIAALEKELLETINKLGIGPMGLGGKTTSLAVKIAVHPCHIASLPLAVNIQCHSSRHEEVEL